The nucleotide sequence ATCAGGAAAGAGGCAGCCTAGCTGATATGTAGTTCTGTACATTTCAAAAGTTATCCTACTTTTTCTAAATGCTAACAAATTTGTGACTCGGTCATACCGATGCTTTGTCATGGTGGTAGATTTTTCTGTACATCACATACTGATGTATAGCTCATTAGATCCTCTTAATAACTAGCAGATAATTGTATTGTTTTGACTTAGCTTTACTGCACTAAGACAACTCTGAGATTCCTTATGTTTTTTGGGAGCTGAGGAAATGATGAAATCCTTGGAGTTGTGATAGGTCTTGTAAGAGGAAATAAGTTGAGGTTTGAGGAGGATCGTGATGGGTAGGTACAAAGTCTGTCGAGTAGTTTGATAGAGCTGAGATAACAATTGTAAAGTAAAGCAATGATAAAAGATGAAATAGATGAATTTGTATTATTAAATtgtgaagaaaaggatgaacaGTCTGCAAATTGCAGCCCAGAGCATTAGCTCCTTAGAGAAGTTTGTTCTCTTCCAGCAAGGGTGCTATCTTCTAGTTTGATTTCCTATCCATTTTCTGTAAGGATCAGTGCTACATTTCATcgttgtttgtttattttaccGTTTCTGCAATAATATGTAGATGAATTAACCCTCAAGATTGACTGTTATTAAATACAGAGTCcagtttattttctttcatatcaAATTATGGTTCATGAAGAGTTTTAGTCCTCAAAATCGATATAACTTCTGTGTTGATTAAATGGTTTataggcaaaatcaaaagtgGCTGAATGGCAGAAcaacacttttttattggaCTCATcctgtttcttttgtttctgtTGCCTCTGCCAGCTCGgttatctttttaatttttttcttccttccgAATCGAAATAGTCTTTCTCATACGTTGCATGGTGTTGGTTCTGTGGTGCTTcagttgtttgttatttttgttgtagCTAGTTGTGGAATGCAAGCATATAAACCAGAacataaatacaaaaataaatcctTTTTCCTACTAAAGGGGATTGGCACATGCGTTCTAATTTGATATTGTGCCTGATCATTTACCTGGAATCTACTTTAGCATTCTCCCCCTCTaccaattttgacttttgaggcCATATCGGCCATTTTCTCACATCTTTCAACGGGAATATAAGCCATAATTTTATATTCTCAAACTAATTTTCGCTATTTACCATCAAATTTTATTTCCTCACATCTTTCCATAGAACAACTTGTAAGATATCAAGAAAAGAAGGCTGTAATTTAGCATGACTACGTTTTGTCTGAGACATCGATAATGTTGAATGTCaggaatttcaaatttttttctttacattGCATAAAATGTAGGAAAAACTAAGAATAGCAGTCAACCTGCTATTCACTATACCGCTGTCTGGGGTTGGATGATTTTGGCTACATAATCAATGTAATTTGTAGtttttgtcaatattttttGACATTTATTTGGGAGTTTAATTACTATACATTGATTGTGTAAACAAGTTTTAAACTGATGCTTGATTATATTTCATCATTTAGTTACAGTATAAACATGTTTTGAGAAGTAACGCGGTGATATTGCCAGATGCCGAAATACGATTAAACATGTCTATAAAAACTGTATACTCTGATGTTGAGGGCTGGATTTCTGTGAAGTCATTTTGCAACATATATTGGGGATGTATAGTTATTCttttaattatagttttttaaaaatgatatgagatttttttgtttatgcaaTATTTTAATTCTAAAAAAGCTTATATTCTAGGTTTGTTATTCAatccattataatttataatccTCGTCATATTCTGAATTTTCTAAAACTGTTGAAAATTAAACTCTCATAAAGATCTTTATTTATGGAATTAACGCTCAACTCTTAAAGCGATATATTCTGATAGATGCTGTATGAGCCCAGTTCAGTAGGAGGGGATGTGTTTGTGGGTTTATGACAAGAGGGAGGGAGGTATTTAGGATTAAATGCTGTATGAGCCCACAACCAACATCCCCTTAAAGAGAAATATTTGTAGAGTCTATctgagttttttgtttttatttgtgatcattttctgaattttgagttttttggGGGCTTTAGAACTCTTATAAAGATCTttctttatattaaaaataatgtgggTTTAGGATTAAATGCTGGCCAGTTATTTAGGATGTTCCAATAAGGGTTATGTAGGCTAAGGATTGGCACACTTGTGTCATCGTTATGCTGTTAGGTCCCCTAGTGGCATGTAGAGAGAGAATGTTTCCTCTCTCTTTCATGCATCTGAATATAATTTGCACTATTCTTTATACCATCCTCAATTCTGCTCTATCATATTCTGTCTCCCTGTTTTGGTTATCAATGCATTTTTTATCCCCCTCGCTTGTTACCAAAGTATTTGAAGTAGAGAGAAATGTCATTTTTGGTATAATGAAAGATGTATGTACTTTTGCATTTCCTGAAGTTATATTTCTCTTACTGATTATGTCATGCGATTCCATACGGTGGATGGTCATTTGGTGACTGACCTATTATTTATCCATATCCTGTTTGAATATATAATAATCTAATCAATGTCAGTTATAGCTGTTGAATATATTGAATATCAAAGCATATTAATCTGAATTCGTTCAAGCttaatgtgtgtgtatgtgtCAAAATGTTTAGTTGTTTCTAAAGCATCAGCAagtatgattttttaaattatcagTAATAGgcgacatgattttttttatacacttCAGATGATCATTGTCTAATTACTTTGTTAAATCATGCAGCAAATGGTTTCTCCAGAAGATTGGTCATGAAGGTTGTGCCATAACTCTGCAATTGTGGAGTAGTCCTCAAATTTTTAGTTCTTGGGTTTCGGGATGTCTCagaatttaatttattcattctTTTGATCATTTTGCAGGTCTCAACAATCTGTTGATGGCATATGATGATAAATCAGCTTATGCATTATGTGTATTTTCCTTTGCAATTGGTCCAGATAGTGAACCTATCACATTTTCTGGAAAAACACTGGTACCGTTTTTAATCTGAGTTctgtttaccaaaaacaatttgtatgcatatattttctttgatttacATGTTAATATTGTGAGGCAAATTCAATGAGTAAATTTTATGATTGAGActatgaaaatataattgtttcCCTTGTAAAAACGTGTTATTCTTCAACCTGACGAAACTAGTGCGATAAACATGAAATAGTTGGTATGTCTGTAAAACAGTAGGATATGCTTTGATAGTCTACTTTTCAAAACTGACAAAATTGAGTAGTGTTGATCCATTCACGCCTTATATTTAACCTGACTTTTATGATGACTAACTCATTTTGTGCTTGTATGTTAGGGAAAGATTGTTCCTCCCAGAGGACCCAATGATTTTGGATGGGATCCTGTTTTTCAACCTGATGGCTATGATCAAACGTATTTCTATCCTTAATTTCAAGTCATTTTCTCTACAAGTGTTCTATAGTTATTTGCATGAgctaatttatttcatttataacAATTGTAGTTATGCAGAGATGTCCAAAgaagaaaagaacaaaatttcTCACCGCTCCAAATCTCTTGCACTTGTGAAATCACATTTTGCTGAAGCTGGATATACCTTTCAAATCTGAATGATGTGTGGTTGACTATAAGTCAGAAATTCTATACTAGACATTCCTTGAATTTTGGAATCGGTTAAACGTAAGAATGTTCGATTAAAGTTTGCAAACTTGAGTTTGATTAAATCTCATTTTGCATACttaagttaaaaatgaatttgttcCAACATATTCAAACGtaccctaaaataaaatttaaacgtgtatgtttgataaaatataattcAGGTTCAACATGAGCAACATTTGATTTCATTTGAAGCGAAAGTGCATATGCATGTGGAGTGATTTTCATGGTACTCACGTTACAATCAACCTTCACAACCTTTGCactatgagatttttttttcattggcaAAGCTGCAAATCCAAACCAATTCAAATTTTTAGTTGACGACCATTGCTTTTCGCGTGTATTTTAAGGTGAAGGTTCAATTAAGTCGCTCATCGATGAACCATTAAAAACATACCATTAGATTAATTCAATGCTCCAGTTTTAATTGTGAATAT is from Medicago truncatula cultivar Jemalong A17 chromosome 1, MtrunA17r5.0-ANR, whole genome shotgun sequence and encodes:
- the LOC25483117 gene encoding inosine triphosphate pyrophosphatase, which translates into the protein MAAIKSAASGLVLPRPVTFVTGNAKKLEEVRAILGHSIPFQSLKLDLPELQGEPEDISKEKARLAAIQVKGPVLVEDTCLCFNALKGLPGPYIKWFLQKIGHEGLNNLLMAYDDKSAYALCVFSFAIGPDSEPITFSGKTLGKIVPPRGPNDFGWDPVFQPDGYDQTYAEMSKEEKNKISHRSKSLALVKSHFAEAGYTFQI